A stretch of the Thermofilum adornatum genome encodes the following:
- a CDS encoding phosphoadenosine phosphosulfate reductase family protein, with amino-acid sequence MTGRSKFEVLKTHSARLWWSLENNSPFISKPSSGMFTEVRLTPPGDARPLVGYYYKFVWEIIEGYFYPSKPPLPKRKTILLNKVPYPDYAEEVILDGQVVGHIFYDLKQRRFRFKPLYFLVEESVKNRHGYYAVVDLPRLSRGFTIKEDSILSSNLPASDRDEYIMLGTANGRYYGIGVRVRSNRIYTLKSWLAKPSSWLDKDPSMLEVVKFNEAALREKEEEAIRFIRSLKEKYNLPVFVSLSGGKDSLVTLHLTVKALGQENVTAIFNNTGLEFDETVEFARKVAEHYGVDFIEVDAGDNFWRGLEIMGPPARDYRWCCKVTKFSVLARTLKSAFPGGAISLVGQRKYESSARAMSPRIWRNEWLPSIIAASPIQDWTALDIWLYIFLEKLPVNKLYYVGFDRLGCWLCPATELGEIEIAKKAKPELYRKWENYLKSYAEKHGLPSEWVDCGLWRWIQPPKDILKECPASYKDQRGAQYQVSKKEDKLEFILLARPTTKLVPEKLLNLSISSPTIKLKKVQVEDNKLVIEPERVLTPRDMETLERVFMRAYYCAGCLECASNCPVGAISIDEKNGGVKINSDACKQCYLCNLKCPVAEYTLKTRGQS; translated from the coding sequence TTGACTGGCAGAAGCAAGTTTGAAGTCCTAAAGACTCATAGCGCTAGGCTTTGGTGGAGCCTTGAGAACAATTCCCCCTTTATCTCCAAGCCCTCAAGCGGCATGTTTACTGAGGTAAGACTAACCCCGCCTGGAGACGCTAGGCCTCTTGTAGGCTACTACTACAAGTTTGTATGGGAAATAATAGAGGGGTACTTTTACCCGTCAAAGCCTCCGCTACCCAAAAGGAAAACTATACTTCTTAACAAGGTCCCCTACCCAGACTACGCAGAAGAAGTGATACTTGACGGACAAGTTGTGGGTCACATTTTCTATGACCTGAAGCAAAGGAGGTTCAGGTTTAAGCCTCTCTATTTTCTCGTTGAAGAATCGGTCAAGAACAGACACGGCTACTATGCGGTTGTCGACCTCCCAAGGCTCTCGCGAGGCTTCACCATCAAGGAAGATTCTATTCTTTCATCTAATCTTCCGGCATCAGACAGGGACGAGTACATAATGCTTGGTACAGCGAACGGGAGATACTATGGCATAGGCGTGAGGGTGAGATCCAACAGGATCTACACCCTGAAAAGCTGGCTTGCAAAGCCGTCTTCTTGGCTCGACAAAGACCCATCTATGCTTGAGGTAGTCAAATTCAATGAAGCGGCTCTTAGAGAGAAAGAAGAAGAAGCAATAAGGTTTATCAGGAGCCTAAAGGAGAAGTACAACCTTCCAGTCTTTGTGTCCCTTTCAGGCGGGAAAGACAGCCTAGTCACGTTGCACCTTACAGTTAAAGCCCTCGGCCAAGAGAACGTGACAGCTATCTTCAACAATACGGGTCTAGAATTCGATGAAACAGTCGAATTTGCAAGAAAAGTTGCCGAGCACTATGGCGTCGATTTCATCGAGGTCGATGCGGGCGACAATTTCTGGAGAGGGCTAGAAATAATGGGTCCACCGGCCCGCGACTACCGGTGGTGCTGTAAGGTAACAAAGTTCTCGGTTCTAGCCAGGACGCTCAAGTCAGCCTTTCCAGGGGGAGCAATAAGCTTGGTTGGGCAGAGAAAATATGAGTCAAGTGCCAGGGCCATGTCGCCGCGGATATGGAGAAATGAATGGCTTCCCAGCATAATTGCCGCAAGCCCGATACAGGACTGGACTGCTCTAGACATCTGGCTTTACATTTTTCTCGAAAAGCTTCCCGTAAACAAGCTTTACTACGTGGGCTTTGACAGGCTAGGCTGTTGGCTGTGCCCCGCAACAGAGCTTGGAGAAATAGAAATAGCAAAAAAGGCCAAGCCAGAGCTTTACAGGAAATGGGAAAACTATCTCAAGTCCTATGCAGAAAAACATGGTCTACCAAGCGAATGGGTCGATTGTGGTCTCTGGAGGTGGATACAGCCGCCAAAAGACATATTGAAAGAATGTCCAGCCAGCTACAAGGATCAGCGCGGTGCACAGTACCAAGTAAGCAAGAAAGAAGACAAGTTAGAATTTATACTCCTAGCTAGACCTACAACGAAACTCGTCCCAGAAAAACTTCTCAACTTGTCCATCTCGAGCCCCACAATAAAGCTAAAGAAAGTCCAAGTCGAAGACAACAAGCTGGTCATTGAGCCAGAGCGTGTGCTTACTCCTAGGGACATGGAGACGCTAGAAAGGGTCTTCATGAGGGCCTATTACTGTGCTGGTTGCCTAGAATGTGCATCGAACTGCCCAGTTGGAGCCATCAGTATCGATGAAAAGAATGGCGGGGTAAAGATAAATAGTGATGCATGTAAACAGTGTTATCTTTGTAATCTCAAGTGCCCGGTCGCTGAATATACGTTGAAGACGCGCGGACAAAGCTAG
- a CDS encoding zinc finger domain-containing protein: protein MRATSFRCPNCGEAVIWRCEKCRKQGNRYVCPKCGFEGP, encoded by the coding sequence ATGAGGGCCACAAGCTTCCGTTGCCCTAACTGTGGAGAGGCCGTAATATGGAGATGCGAAAAATGCAGAAAACAGGGCAACAGATACGTTTGTCCAAAATGTGGCTTTGAAGGACCATAA
- a CDS encoding DNA topoisomerase VI subunit B: MSEKYRGLSPAEFFHRNKEIAGFSNPSRALYQTVRELVENSLDATETHGILPYIDVEVRLHEDRPEWVTLRVADNGIGIPAHEIPNVFGRVFYGSKYVVRQTRGVFGLGVKMAVLYAQMTTGKPIYVKSSTRDSDVVGEYLLYIDISRNIPHVQKMRIKKKNKNWHGTIVRLTLEGAWLQSKKRIEDYIRRTALISPYATIRYRSPDGELLFERVSKELPEPPQIGKYHPKGVDIEILKDLIRRSNNNDMTLAGFLEKYFEGVGEKIAQEFLTWAGFQPDTKVKELKLADLEKLATAMKNFPKWRRPRPLTLSPLGPELLKKGVKSILKPEFATAVIRPPSSYGGHAFIVEAAIAYGGEIPPQDNVLLLRFANKMPLLYDEGVDVSRKIVDSIDWSIYKIKFPAPVAVVTHVCSTKIPFKGVGKEAIADVPELEHELEIAIRDVARRLRIYLSKLEKMYEVKRKEVTIRKYMGEVSSSLAYVLNMDPNSISSLLEELLKKELEKKEVTVNA, translated from the coding sequence ATGAGCGAAAAATATAGAGGACTCTCCCCGGCAGAATTTTTCCACAGAAACAAGGAGATAGCCGGCTTTTCTAATCCCTCTAGGGCTCTCTACCAAACCGTCCGAGAGCTAGTCGAGAACTCGCTAGATGCAACCGAGACCCACGGCATCTTGCCATATATAGATGTTGAGGTTCGGCTTCACGAAGACAGACCAGAATGGGTAACACTTAGGGTCGCCGACAACGGTATCGGCATTCCAGCGCACGAGATACCGAATGTCTTTGGTAGGGTCTTTTATGGATCCAAGTACGTTGTCAGACAGACGCGTGGCGTGTTTGGGCTAGGCGTGAAAATGGCTGTACTCTATGCACAGATGACTACGGGCAAACCAATATATGTCAAAAGCTCGACGAGGGACTCGGACGTTGTTGGAGAATACTTGCTATACATAGATATCAGCAGGAATATTCCACATGTCCAGAAGATGAGAATAAAGAAGAAAAACAAGAACTGGCACGGGACCATAGTTAGGCTGACCCTCGAGGGGGCATGGCTACAGTCAAAGAAAAGAATAGAGGACTATATTAGGCGTACAGCCCTCATCTCTCCATACGCCACTATACGGTACCGCTCTCCAGACGGTGAACTTCTCTTCGAGAGAGTCTCTAAAGAGCTGCCCGAGCCGCCACAAATAGGCAAATACCACCCGAAAGGAGTCGACATCGAGATACTAAAAGACCTGATTAGACGGTCAAACAACAATGACATGACGCTGGCGGGATTCCTGGAAAAATACTTTGAGGGAGTTGGCGAAAAAATAGCCCAAGAATTCCTCACATGGGCTGGATTCCAGCCTGACACAAAGGTCAAGGAGCTAAAACTTGCAGATCTCGAGAAACTGGCAACAGCCATGAAAAACTTCCCCAAGTGGCGCAGGCCGAGACCACTTACCCTTTCGCCCCTGGGACCCGAACTCCTCAAAAAGGGAGTAAAAAGCATACTGAAGCCCGAATTCGCAACAGCAGTGATTAGGCCTCCATCTTCATATGGTGGACACGCGTTTATCGTTGAGGCAGCGATAGCGTATGGCGGCGAGATACCGCCCCAAGACAACGTGCTCCTGCTTAGATTCGCCAATAAGATGCCCCTCCTATACGACGAAGGCGTAGACGTATCGCGAAAAATCGTCGACTCAATAGACTGGAGCATCTATAAGATAAAATTCCCAGCCCCAGTGGCAGTCGTCACACATGTCTGCTCCACGAAGATACCATTTAAGGGAGTCGGCAAGGAGGCCATCGCAGACGTGCCCGAGCTTGAACACGAACTAGAAATAGCTATTAGAGACGTTGCGAGGAGGCTACGCATATACCTATCAAAGCTGGAAAAAATGTACGAGGTCAAGAGGAAAGAGGTAACGATCAGGAAATACATGGGGGAGGTTTCGTCATCCCTTGCCTATGTCCTAAACATGGACCCAAACAGTATTTCCTCGCTTCTAGAGGAACTACTTAAGAAAGAGCTCGAGAAAAAAGAGGTGACGGTGAATGCCTAA
- a CDS encoding DNA topoisomerase IV subunit A, whose translation MPKNTQQAGKPISPSSEEVLARLEQLAKSIYDQIQSGKPPYLDIPVRTLANTIWDKKRKLLVLGPKTAKREFFDIGESKRFMQTILMLSLIVRARRENDYPTIRDLYYTGKHTIYYVNEYGKKVSEETWDDQRESNAVIQDIEVATGLLREHMGIMHDAKGRIVGNMIIRSKGTEIDLSRMGSGAWGIPSNVDQLEITKVEADYVLVVEKGAIFERLNEEEFWKKNKCILVTGKGQPDRSTRRMVRRLWEEFDLPVYILTDADSYGYYIYSVYRSGSISLSYESERLATPEARFLGVSTSDIERYKIPKNYIIKATERDIKRAKELMNYPWFKESKRWMEELQLFIERGEKIEIEALSGHGFKFLSNVYIPEKIANKEWII comes from the coding sequence ATGCCTAAGAATACTCAACAAGCCGGCAAACCCATCTCTCCCAGTTCAGAGGAAGTCCTAGCAAGGCTGGAACAGCTCGCCAAGTCCATCTACGACCAGATACAGTCCGGCAAGCCGCCCTACCTTGACATACCCGTCAGAACCCTCGCTAATACAATTTGGGACAAGAAGAGGAAACTCCTCGTCCTCGGACCAAAGACTGCAAAAAGAGAGTTCTTCGACATTGGGGAGTCTAAACGCTTCATGCAGACGATCCTCATGCTCTCCCTCATTGTCAGGGCTCGCAGAGAAAACGACTACCCAACAATCAGAGATCTATATTACACTGGCAAGCACACAATCTACTATGTAAATGAATACGGAAAGAAGGTCAGCGAGGAAACGTGGGACGACCAACGGGAATCCAACGCCGTAATCCAGGACATAGAGGTCGCAACGGGACTTCTAAGGGAACATATGGGAATCATGCATGACGCAAAGGGACGTATAGTCGGAAACATGATCATAAGGAGTAAGGGGACAGAGATCGACCTCTCAAGAATGGGTAGCGGTGCCTGGGGAATACCCAGCAACGTTGACCAGCTAGAAATTACAAAGGTAGAAGCTGACTATGTCCTAGTTGTGGAAAAGGGCGCTATATTCGAGAGATTGAACGAGGAAGAATTCTGGAAGAAGAACAAATGTATACTGGTGACGGGTAAGGGCCAGCCTGACCGCAGCACTAGGAGAATGGTTCGTCGACTTTGGGAGGAGTTTGACTTGCCGGTGTATATATTGACGGACGCTGACAGCTATGGGTACTATATTTACAGCGTTTATAGGAGCGGGTCTATCTCTTTGAGCTACGAGAGTGAGAGGCTTGCTACGCCTGAGGCTAGGTTTCTAGGCGTCTCTACGTCTGACATTGAGCGCTACAAGATACCGAAGAACTATATTATCAAGGCGACTGAGCGCGACATAAAGCGTGCAAAGGAGCTGATGAACTACCCGTGGTTCAAGGAGTCAAAACGCTGGATGGAGGAGCTTCAGCTCTTCATAGAGCGCGGCGAAAAGATAGAGATAGAGGCTCTTTCGGGCCACGGCTTCAAGTTCCTCAGCAACGTCTATATACCCGAGAAAATAGCGAACAAGGAGTGGATAATCTAG
- a CDS encoding Lrp/AsnC ligand binding domain-containing protein, translated as MVKGYILVTTKPGKEYDVAEQVKKFPFVNDVDVTYGLWDIVIRVQPPTLSELDKVISMIRSLKEVEQTVTLVSHE; from the coding sequence ATGGTAAAGGGCTACATCTTAGTCACAACCAAGCCCGGAAAAGAATACGATGTTGCCGAGCAAGTCAAGAAGTTTCCATTCGTGAACGACGTTGACGTCACATATGGCCTATGGGACATAGTTATACGTGTCCAGCCACCTACACTCTCCGAGCTAGACAAAGTCATATCAATGATAAGGAGTCTAAAAGAAGTAGAGCAGACAGTTACCCTTGTCTCACACGAGTAG
- a CDS encoding elongation factor 1-beta yields MARVAVLIRVLPEDAELKPEELKNRIAEKLPQKYQIAQYQAEPIAFGLEALRMVIFMPEETEGGTEELETIIQSVPGVSQLDVLNVTRLQE; encoded by the coding sequence ATGGCCCGAGTAGCAGTATTAATAAGAGTGCTACCAGAAGACGCAGAACTGAAACCCGAAGAGCTAAAAAACAGAATAGCCGAAAAGCTACCGCAAAAATACCAAATAGCCCAATACCAGGCCGAACCCATAGCATTCGGCCTCGAGGCACTACGCATGGTAATCTTCATGCCAGAAGAAACCGAGGGAGGCACAGAGGAACTCGAAACAATAATACAGTCAGTGCCAGGGGTAAGCCAACTAGACGTCCTAAACGTAACCAGACTACAAGAATAA
- a CDS encoding PRC-barrel domain-containing protein, with the protein MRGLLLSEINDKKILEKVVGKQLYNRKGENIGIIWKIYISKKDKHPLKVVIKTHGNQKITTSPERIRIEKGKIYLLDQTHEAARAIIDRLSEIVAELRNLRDTLLLLDEKYISSEITPEEYQSKRGNIERKRLQLRIEATTLLETLNHLIEQDNFLDKEEETKIYEIIDALTLTFPTIHLKELEKIFTNKTQATQIET; encoded by the coding sequence ATGAGAGGGCTACTTCTAAGCGAAATAAACGACAAGAAAATCCTCGAAAAAGTAGTAGGAAAACAACTCTACAACAGGAAAGGGGAAAACATAGGCATAATTTGGAAAATCTACATCTCCAAAAAAGACAAGCACCCACTCAAAGTTGTCATAAAGACGCATGGAAACCAAAAAATAACAACGTCCCCCGAGAGGATCAGGATCGAAAAGGGAAAAATATATCTACTAGACCAGACACACGAAGCGGCACGCGCCATAATAGACAGGCTATCAGAAATAGTAGCCGAACTCAGGAACCTGCGAGACACACTCCTCCTCCTCGACGAAAAATACATCTCCAGCGAAATCACGCCAGAAGAATACCAGTCAAAGCGGGGCAACATAGAAAGAAAAAGACTCCAGCTACGTATAGAAGCAACCACACTCCTAGAAACACTAAACCACCTCATCGAGCAAGACAACTTCCTAGACAAAGAAGAAGAAACAAAAATCTACGAAATCATCGACGCATTAACACTAACATTCCCCACAATACACCTAAAAGAACTAGAAAAAATATTCACAAACAAAACACAAGCTACACAAATAGAAACCTAG
- a CDS encoding TGS domain-containing protein: protein MEARTPEEKLQALQEFLSAVPKHKGTERLRMQVTRQMAALKKELEERKKKKVGGGEQFFVEKEGDVQLVILGFPGSGKTSLFRCLTGKEEPPGASRKPAPGILAWNGVYFQVVDTPPILSESSSGKLMALARNADALILTIDSTMDVYLQLDSLLKLLDDNRITVEKPKAIVEIEKRATGGVTIIGDLINATTQDVISLLREYNIYHAIVRIQGKATLDDIEEAIFGSYAYKPAVVMLTKVDLLDGNTLKSMAEKLMESTSLPVHLFTSTQCSSLRVEEIASYIFKELDLIKVYTRNPKTGEVEKRPIVIKRGAKVIDVARKIHSDLYKNFKYARIWSPRLVFSPQKVGRDFQLEDGDIIEIVA, encoded by the coding sequence ATGGAAGCTAGGACTCCAGAGGAAAAACTCCAGGCGCTACAAGAATTTCTCTCGGCTGTGCCCAAGCATAAAGGTACCGAGAGGCTCAGGATGCAGGTTACGCGGCAAATGGCAGCCCTCAAGAAAGAGCTGGAGGAGAGGAAAAAGAAAAAAGTAGGAGGCGGTGAGCAGTTCTTTGTTGAGAAGGAAGGAGATGTCCAGCTGGTCATCCTTGGCTTCCCTGGCTCTGGGAAAACGTCCCTGTTTAGATGCTTAACTGGAAAAGAGGAACCACCAGGGGCTTCTAGGAAGCCTGCTCCAGGAATCCTTGCCTGGAACGGTGTCTATTTCCAGGTGGTAGACACTCCGCCCATCCTGAGCGAGTCTAGCTCCGGAAAGCTGATGGCCCTGGCGCGTAACGCTGACGCGTTGATTCTGACTATTGATTCAACGATGGATGTCTACCTCCAGCTAGACTCTCTCTTGAAGCTACTGGACGACAACAGGATAACGGTCGAGAAGCCCAAGGCGATAGTTGAGATCGAGAAGAGGGCAACGGGCGGCGTAACAATAATTGGGGACTTGATAAACGCCACCACGCAGGACGTGATTTCACTCCTCAGAGAATACAACATATATCACGCCATTGTACGGATACAGGGCAAGGCAACACTAGACGACATAGAAGAGGCAATCTTTGGCTCGTATGCTTACAAGCCAGCAGTCGTAATGCTGACAAAGGTAGACCTCCTGGACGGAAACACGTTGAAAAGCATGGCCGAAAAGCTGATGGAGTCCACTAGCTTGCCAGTACACCTCTTTACAAGCACACAATGTAGCTCGCTCAGAGTCGAGGAGATAGCATCCTACATATTCAAGGAACTAGACCTAATAAAAGTCTATACGCGTAACCCAAAGACAGGAGAAGTAGAAAAAAGACCTATAGTGATAAAAAGGGGAGCGAAAGTGATTGACGTTGCTAGGAAAATCCACTCAGACCTATACAAGAACTTCAAGTATGCAAGGATATGGAGCCCGAGACTGGTCTTCAGCCCACAGAAGGTAGGTAGAGATTTCCAATTGGAGGACGGAGACATAATTGAGATTGTTGCATAA